In Terriglobus sp. TAA 43, a single window of DNA contains:
- a CDS encoding EAL domain-containing protein, which produces MELSSPDSDELKTVVPFSMAFQPIVNVTTGSVYAYEALVRGPQGQSAASILARLKEDDLFLFDQGSRSRAMTLATNLGIVKLDAALSINFLPRAIRTPEACSTMTLTAARSLNFPCNRLIFEVTESERVLDAEQVEAIAREYQRHGFRIAISIDDLGSAVSGKSVRKQIRADILKLDMAITRNLHLRPRAQAAIVSLQNACTAEGIDLIAEGVETVEEYLALLRCGLEYMQGYLFARPAFESLPEFALPTITAMHA; this is translated from the coding sequence ATGGAACTATCTTCCCCCGATTCCGATGAGCTCAAGACCGTCGTCCCGTTCAGCATGGCGTTTCAACCCATCGTGAACGTCACCACTGGTAGCGTCTATGCCTACGAAGCGCTGGTACGCGGTCCCCAGGGACAAAGTGCTGCGAGCATACTCGCACGCCTTAAAGAAGACGACTTGTTTCTGTTTGACCAAGGCTCCCGCAGCCGCGCCATGACCCTGGCAACAAATCTGGGCATCGTGAAACTGGATGCGGCACTATCAATCAATTTTCTTCCGCGGGCCATCCGCACTCCTGAAGCATGCAGCACAATGACGCTTACTGCCGCCCGGTCACTGAACTTTCCCTGCAATCGGCTGATCTTTGAAGTGACGGAGTCAGAGCGTGTCCTCGACGCGGAGCAAGTCGAGGCGATCGCGCGCGAGTATCAGCGCCATGGTTTTCGCATTGCCATTTCCATCGATGATCTGGGGTCAGCGGTCTCCGGAAAGTCTGTGCGCAAGCAAATACGAGCAGACATTTTAAAGCTCGATATGGCCATCACGCGGAACCTGCACCTGCGCCCCCGTGCTCAGGCAGCCATTGTCTCTCTGCAGAACGCATGCACCGCAGAAGGCATCGATCTGATTGCAGAAGGCGTGGAAACCGTGGAAGAGTATCTCGCGTTGTTACGTTGCGGCTTGGAATACATGCAGGGATATCTGTTTGCGAGGCCCGCATTCGAATCTCTTCCTGAATTCGCATTACCAACGATTACCGCGATGCATGCGTGA
- the infB gene encoding translation initiation factor IF-2 codes for MSKVRINDLARELEVKSKEILDALTAVGVIEKKTHSSSIEDDEADKVRRHLTGGRAPARTAAATEPKKIDLSAARKPGDIQRMLAERRQAEQQAAQAPVAVKPAVVSTAPKQPVVAVVAPPKPAAPAPTPAPTPTPVVAAPAPVVQAAAAPVVEKPVVARPVAPVAPPVAPPAPPATPSRPPITRPVMPTLKIAQPRTEAAAPEAPRRTIVPQARQAPVIVHPAPKTGPAIASRPPQGVVVRPGQHAGERPAIAGNTPPPQGVVVARPPAPGSTPSHAGAAPAPVTPPPAPEAAAPVAAAPEEPKRRVIMPQTGPRPSYTAPPQAANVPARRPIFQRPGGPGAGPGGPRPPYGGPGGPGGGPAGRRPMHPTRTFPGGPPTGPGGRPGFGQRPGFGGPRPGFGGPRPGGGGLIAEGTPGAQKPGMRPAAKKGAANKKRYEKSKEGPMKGFAPPSRFGGAQIAMGDQPITRTITVTEGVTVKDLAEALGLRGKDLIATLLMRGVFVTVNQSLDNDLVKSVAAAYGADAQIQTVEEQIENEAIEGVLTDTSGMTEIVRPPVVTVMGHVDHGKTSLLDAIRSTDVASGEAGGITQHIGAYKVHVTKEDSPAFGREIVFLDTPGHEAFTRMRARGAKVTDIVVVVVAADDGVMPQTIEAIDHAKAAKVPIIVAINKIDKPGADSNKVKGQLAERGLQLVGWGGDVEFVEVSAKQRINLDGLEEMICLVADTNAQKAIPERPAVGTVIEAKLDRGRGAVASILVQNGTLKVGDSYIVGNTFGKIRAMFDDRGRSIEAAGPSTPVEILGLESIPDAGDTFIVMSDRDRAKEIARYRTLKEREAQLAKSSRVSLEGLAEQIKQAGVKDLNLVLKGDVQGSVQVLIDSLQRMTTEKVRVRVLHSGVGAITESDVLLATASNAVIIGFNVRPERKAQELADQDNVEIRLHSIIYELQDEIQKAMLGLLDPVFRENYLGRAEVLNVFKITKVGQIAGCVVRDGTITRNSQVRVMRDGAEVWKGKITNLKRFKDDVREVTNGMECGIDLSLRDIRVGDLIEAFSTEKMAAELGENLADKRAAEAKSSEPATV; via the coding sequence ATGAGTAAAGTACGCATCAACGATCTGGCGCGTGAGCTTGAGGTCAAGAGCAAGGAAATTCTTGACGCGCTTACAGCAGTCGGAGTCATAGAAAAGAAGACCCACTCGAGTTCCATCGAGGACGACGAGGCGGACAAAGTTCGCAGGCACCTGACTGGTGGCCGCGCGCCCGCACGTACGGCAGCGGCAACTGAGCCGAAAAAGATTGATCTGTCGGCCGCGCGCAAGCCCGGCGATATTCAGCGGATGCTGGCGGAACGCCGTCAAGCTGAGCAGCAAGCCGCTCAGGCTCCTGTGGCGGTGAAACCCGCTGTTGTGTCGACGGCGCCGAAGCAGCCGGTAGTTGCTGTGGTGGCACCACCAAAGCCAGCTGCTCCTGCTCCAACACCTGCCCCCACTCCCACTCCCGTAGTCGCGGCACCGGCGCCTGTGGTGCAAGCTGCGGCAGCACCAGTGGTTGAGAAGCCAGTAGTCGCTCGTCCGGTCGCTCCGGTTGCGCCTCCTGTGGCCCCTCCAGCTCCTCCGGCAACGCCTTCGCGTCCTCCCATTACGCGCCCCGTAATGCCAACGCTGAAGATCGCCCAGCCACGGACTGAGGCAGCAGCTCCGGAAGCGCCGCGTCGCACCATCGTTCCGCAGGCACGTCAGGCTCCCGTTATCGTGCATCCCGCACCGAAGACGGGCCCGGCGATTGCCTCGCGTCCTCCGCAGGGCGTGGTGGTACGTCCGGGACAGCACGCAGGGGAGCGTCCGGCCATTGCTGGCAACACGCCTCCGCCGCAGGGCGTAGTCGTTGCGCGTCCGCCAGCCCCAGGATCAACTCCTTCACATGCTGGCGCAGCTCCTGCTCCAGTCACCCCGCCTCCTGCTCCGGAAGCGGCAGCACCGGTGGCTGCGGCTCCTGAAGAGCCGAAGCGCCGCGTCATCATGCCGCAGACCGGACCGCGTCCGTCGTACACGGCGCCCCCTCAGGCTGCCAACGTGCCGGCACGCCGTCCCATCTTCCAGCGTCCTGGTGGACCTGGTGCTGGACCGGGTGGACCCCGTCCTCCTTATGGTGGTCCCGGTGGCCCCGGCGGTGGACCTGCTGGCCGTCGTCCGATGCACCCGACCCGTACGTTCCCCGGCGGACCTCCGACCGGCCCCGGCGGACGCCCTGGCTTTGGCCAGCGTCCGGGCTTTGGTGGCCCTCGTCCTGGTTTTGGCGGTCCACGTCCTGGCGGCGGTGGCCTGATTGCCGAAGGCACACCCGGAGCACAGAAGCCCGGTATGCGTCCTGCGGCCAAGAAGGGCGCAGCGAACAAGAAGCGTTACGAAAAGAGCAAAGAAGGCCCAATGAAGGGCTTTGCGCCGCCATCGCGATTCGGTGGAGCGCAGATTGCCATGGGCGACCAGCCGATCACGCGCACCATTACCGTTACGGAAGGTGTCACGGTAAAGGATCTTGCGGAAGCGTTGGGTCTGCGTGGCAAGGATCTGATCGCAACGTTGCTGATGCGCGGTGTGTTCGTCACCGTGAACCAGTCGCTCGATAACGACCTGGTCAAGTCTGTGGCTGCCGCCTACGGTGCGGACGCGCAGATCCAGACCGTGGAAGAGCAGATTGAGAATGAGGCAATCGAAGGCGTTCTGACCGACACCAGCGGTATGACGGAAATCGTCCGTCCGCCGGTTGTTACGGTCATGGGCCACGTCGATCACGGTAAGACTTCGCTGCTCGATGCGATCCGTTCTACTGACGTAGCCAGCGGCGAAGCTGGTGGTATTACGCAACACATTGGTGCGTACAAGGTGCACGTCACCAAGGAAGATTCGCCCGCCTTTGGGCGTGAGATCGTCTTCCTGGATACGCCGGGCCACGAAGCCTTCACCCGCATGCGTGCACGCGGTGCCAAGGTTACGGACATCGTCGTTGTGGTGGTTGCAGCGGATGACGGCGTGATGCCGCAGACGATTGAAGCCATTGATCACGCGAAGGCGGCGAAGGTGCCGATCATCGTGGCGATTAACAAGATCGACAAGCCCGGCGCGGACAGCAACAAGGTGAAGGGCCAGCTCGCTGAGCGTGGTCTGCAGCTTGTGGGCTGGGGTGGCGACGTGGAATTCGTTGAAGTTTCCGCGAAGCAGCGCATCAACCTTGACGGCCTGGAAGAGATGATCTGCCTGGTTGCCGATACGAACGCACAGAAGGCAATTCCTGAGCGTCCGGCAGTGGGTACCGTGATCGAAGCCAAGCTGGATCGTGGCCGCGGTGCGGTGGCGTCCATCCTGGTGCAGAACGGAACGCTGAAGGTTGGCGACAGCTACATCGTTGGCAACACCTTCGGTAAGATCCGCGCCATGTTCGATGATCGTGGTCGTTCCATTGAAGCTGCAGGACCTTCAACACCGGTCGAAATCCTGGGTCTGGAGAGCATTCCGGATGCAGGCGATACGTTCATCGTGATGAGCGATCGTGACCGTGCCAAGGAAATTGCACGCTACCGTACGCTCAAGGAGCGCGAAGCGCAGCTTGCGAAGAGCAGCCGCGTTTCTCTGGAAGGCCTTGCAGAACAGATCAAGCAGGCTGGCGTCAAGGATCTCAACCTTGTTCTCAAGGGCGATGTGCAGGGTTCGGTGCAGGTACTGATCGACAGCCTGCAGCGCATGACGACGGAAAAGGTACGCGTTCGCGTGCTGCACTCCGGGGTGGGCGCTATCACCGAAAGCGATGTGCTGCTGGCAACCGCGTCGAACGCCGTCATCATCGGTTTCAACGTGCGTCCGGAGCGCAAGGCTCAGGAACTGGCCGACCAGGACAACGTGGAAATTCGTCTGCACTCCATCATTTACGAGCTGCAGGACGAGATTCAAAAGGCCATGCTTGGCCTGCTGGATCCGGTCTTCCGCGAGAACTACCTGGGCCGTGCAGAAGTGCTCAACGTCTTCAAGATCACGAAGGTCGGCCAGATTGCCGGCTGCGTGGTTCGCGATGGCACGATCACCCGCAACTCGCAGGTACGCGTGATGCGCGATGGTGCCGAAGTCTGGAAGGGCAAGATCACCAACCTGAAGCGCTTCAAGGACGATGTTCGCGAAGTGACCAACGGCATGGAATGCGGTATCGATCTTAGCCTCCGCGATATTCGCGTGGGCGACCTGATCGAGGCGTTTTCTACAGAGAAGATGGCCGCAGAACTGGGCGAGAATCTTGCAGATAAACGAGCTGCCGAGGCCAAGTCTTCAGAGCCGGCTACCGTGTAG
- the nusA gene encoding transcription termination factor NusA — protein sequence MASALYQAIETMSRDKGIEPEIVVTAVEDAIALATRKYYKTQENMRGEFDKETGEIRAYVYKTVIEDDTEIEEDPENYITLTEAQEMAPGVEVGAELRFYKDTSPLGRIAAQMAKQVIFQKVREAERDTVFNEYNHRVGEILNATVKRIEPMDVIFDLGKAEARMPKREQSRLEQFTVGERIRVALLRVDRAAKGPQVIVSRAAPALVQTLFQSEVPEIYDGTVMIRAIAREAGERTKIAVVSRDKDVDPVGACVGMKGMRVQSIIRELRGEKIDIIEYSDEITTFAEKALQPAKVSRVSITDLGEKQLEVIVDDTQLSLAIGKKGQNVRLAAKLLGWKIDIKSEEEKRQEVEQAMAALGGGPSTPIEQVTEIGESVLEKLIAAGITTVEHLADMTAEELGEVPGIGEKSVEKIAVAVRHYFGQYEEGEERPAAASVVAESLGDNGASESSVSHETPTEADGKPSTDVVDVDSDEDEEGLMGKTPEAIIAERGLNGVEPIEVSESADDLLEREEAEGQFDGFGSDADVREAMIENDNQTIEDLAEQAGEFSNETIDPDENTRG from the coding sequence ATGGCAAGCGCACTGTATCAGGCAATTGAAACCATGAGCCGCGACAAGGGCATTGAGCCCGAGATCGTGGTCACCGCCGTTGAGGACGCCATCGCACTTGCAACACGCAAGTACTACAAGACGCAGGAAAACATGCGCGGCGAGTTTGACAAGGAGACGGGCGAGATCCGTGCCTATGTCTATAAGACCGTCATCGAAGACGACACTGAAATTGAGGAAGACCCCGAGAACTACATCACGCTGACCGAAGCGCAGGAAATGGCGCCGGGCGTAGAAGTGGGCGCGGAACTGCGCTTTTACAAGGACACCTCGCCGCTGGGCCGTATTGCCGCGCAGATGGCCAAGCAGGTGATCTTCCAGAAGGTGCGCGAAGCAGAGCGCGACACGGTCTTCAACGAGTACAACCACCGCGTGGGCGAGATTCTGAACGCCACGGTGAAGCGCATTGAGCCGATGGATGTGATCTTTGACCTGGGCAAGGCCGAGGCTCGTATGCCGAAGCGTGAACAGTCGCGCCTGGAGCAGTTCACCGTGGGTGAGCGCATCCGTGTCGCGCTACTGCGCGTGGATCGTGCCGCCAAGGGACCGCAGGTGATTGTGAGCCGCGCTGCTCCGGCATTGGTGCAGACCCTGTTCCAAAGCGAAGTTCCGGAAATCTACGACGGCACCGTGATGATCCGCGCGATTGCACGTGAGGCCGGCGAACGTACGAAGATCGCGGTCGTTTCGCGCGACAAGGACGTTGATCCGGTAGGCGCATGCGTGGGCATGAAGGGCATGCGTGTGCAGTCGATCATCCGCGAACTACGTGGCGAAAAGATCGACATCATTGAGTACTCCGATGAGATCACCACGTTTGCCGAGAAGGCTTTGCAGCCGGCAAAGGTATCGCGTGTTTCCATCACTGATCTTGGCGAGAAGCAGCTTGAGGTGATCGTGGACGATACGCAGCTCTCGCTCGCTATCGGCAAGAAGGGCCAGAATGTGCGTCTTGCAGCGAAGCTTCTGGGCTGGAAGATCGACATCAAGAGCGAAGAAGAGAAGCGGCAGGAAGTGGAGCAGGCCATGGCTGCGTTGGGCGGCGGACCTTCCACTCCGATCGAGCAGGTCACCGAAATTGGCGAGAGTGTGCTGGAGAAGCTGATCGCGGCGGGTATCACCACGGTCGAGCACCTTGCGGATATGACTGCAGAGGAGCTGGGCGAAGTCCCGGGAATCGGTGAAAAGTCCGTCGAGAAGATCGCAGTTGCTGTGCGTCACTACTTCGGCCAGTACGAAGAGGGTGAAGAGCGACCGGCCGCAGCCAGCGTTGTAGCGGAGTCGTTGGGCGACAACGGCGCATCTGAATCGTCTGTGTCGCACGAAACACCCACAGAAGCAGACGGCAAGCCGTCCACGGACGTCGTGGACGTGGACAGCGACGAAGACGAGGAGGGGCTCATGGGTAAAACACCGGAAGCAATCATCGCGGAACGCGGCCTGAATGGTGTGGAACCGATCGAAGTAAGCGAGTCAGCAGACGATTTGCTGGAGCGCGAAGAGGCGGAAGGCCAATTCGACGGTTTTGGTAGCGATGCAGATGTGCGCGAAGCCATGATCGAAAACGACAACCAAACGATCGAAGATCTGGCCGAACAGGCTGGTGAATTCAGCAACGAAACCATCGACCCGGATGAGAACACCCGTGGTTAG
- the rimP gene encoding ribosome maturation factor RimP, whose protein sequence is MAVSMDVIRAAAERVAASHGLEVVDVDFTGAGKARALRVFVEKDAAGRDALKAKVAEVANDPEAESLGLPSGVPVEALSGVTHEDCAVFAQDFGTMLDVEELVPGTQEYVLEVSSPGIERRLYKPADYQRFQGFLVAVKLFTPINSMKTLTGRMTFADDAVTLDLSAVKQKGKKKKGTEPPPQTVTIPLRDIEKANLVAEF, encoded by the coding sequence ATGGCAGTTTCCATGGATGTAATCCGAGCAGCGGCAGAACGCGTTGCGGCAAGCCACGGGCTTGAAGTGGTCGACGTCGACTTTACGGGCGCAGGCAAGGCGCGTGCTCTCCGTGTGTTTGTGGAGAAGGATGCCGCCGGTCGTGATGCTCTGAAGGCGAAGGTTGCTGAGGTCGCGAATGATCCGGAAGCCGAATCGCTTGGTCTGCCCAGCGGTGTTCCCGTAGAAGCGCTGTCGGGCGTGACGCATGAGGATTGTGCCGTTTTTGCGCAGGATTTCGGCACCATGCTCGACGTGGAAGAACTTGTCCCCGGCACACAGGAGTACGTGCTGGAAGTTTCGTCGCCCGGTATTGAGCGCAGGCTGTATAAGCCCGCGGATTACCAGCGATTTCAGGGCTTCCTTGTCGCGGTGAAGTTGTTCACGCCAATCAATAGCATGAAGACGCTGACCGGACGCATGACCTTTGCAGACGATGCCGTGACACTGGACCTTTCCGCCGTGAAGCAGAAGGGCAAGAAAAAGAAGGGCACCGAGCCTCCACCGCAGACAGTTACCATTCCGCTGCGGGATATTGAGAAGGCTAATCTGGTGGCCGAGTTCTAG
- the guaB gene encoding IMP dehydrogenase gives MLLSAIPEALTFDDVLLVPAFSDVVPTQVNTSTRLTSRITLNTPLLSAAMDTVTESRLAIAMAQAGGMGVVHRNLSIEQQASEIDKVKRSESGMIVDPVTIEPEAPVAAALEVMRKYKISGVPVTKNKKLVGILTNRDLRFVSRTDIPVSDVMTKEKLITVPVGTTLEDAEHILHQHRVEKLLVVNDSFELKGLITVKDIQKKLKYPNACKDEQGRLRVAGAIGATGDFLERAAALVEENVDALAIDSAHGHSSRVLEAVRECKKRFPNVDLLAGNIATYDGCLALIDAGADAVKVGIGPGSICTTRMVTGAGMPQITAISEAYRAAKERGITVIADGGIKYSGDITKAIAAGAGCIMIGSLFAGVDESPGETILYQGRSFKAYRGMGSLSAMAQGSGERYFQGKDDLSGGPKPSLTAPEPTANNRLNKFVPEGIEGRVPYRGLLGDMVYQLVGGLRSGMGYLGCGSIPELQENARFVRISGAGLRESHVHDVVITREAPNYHAE, from the coding sequence ATGCTATTGAGCGCGATTCCCGAAGCCCTGACGTTTGACGACGTCCTCCTGGTACCTGCCTTCTCGGATGTGGTGCCGACCCAAGTAAATACCTCTACTCGCCTTACCTCCCGTATCACCCTGAACACACCTCTGCTCTCCGCCGCCATGGACACCGTTACCGAGTCGCGGCTGGCGATTGCCATGGCCCAGGCCGGTGGCATGGGCGTGGTGCACCGCAACCTCTCCATTGAGCAGCAAGCCTCCGAGATCGACAAGGTGAAGCGCAGTGAGAGCGGCATGATCGTCGATCCCGTGACGATCGAGCCGGAAGCCCCCGTCGCTGCTGCGCTGGAAGTTATGCGCAAGTACAAGATCAGCGGTGTTCCAGTAACCAAGAACAAGAAGCTGGTTGGCATTCTGACTAACCGCGATCTCCGGTTCGTCTCGCGCACTGACATTCCGGTCAGCGACGTGATGACCAAGGAGAAGCTGATCACTGTTCCTGTAGGAACAACGCTGGAAGATGCGGAACACATCCTGCATCAGCATCGCGTGGAGAAACTCCTCGTTGTGAATGACTCCTTCGAACTGAAGGGCTTGATCACCGTTAAAGACATTCAGAAGAAGTTGAAATATCCGAATGCGTGCAAGGATGAGCAGGGACGGTTGCGGGTGGCGGGGGCCATTGGCGCTACCGGCGACTTCCTGGAGCGGGCTGCCGCACTGGTGGAGGAGAACGTTGACGCTCTCGCCATCGACTCCGCTCATGGCCACTCCAGCCGGGTGCTGGAAGCGGTGCGTGAGTGTAAGAAGCGCTTCCCCAATGTGGACCTGCTGGCGGGCAACATTGCCACCTATGACGGCTGCCTTGCCCTGATCGACGCGGGTGCGGATGCCGTGAAGGTGGGCATTGGGCCGGGTTCCATCTGCACCACACGCATGGTGACCGGCGCGGGTATGCCGCAGATCACCGCGATCAGCGAGGCCTATCGCGCGGCCAAGGAACGCGGCATCACCGTGATTGCCGATGGCGGTATCAAGTACTCCGGCGACATCACCAAGGCGATTGCCGCTGGTGCTGGCTGCATCATGATCGGCTCACTCTTCGCTGGCGTGGACGAGTCGCCGGGCGAGACGATTCTGTACCAGGGCCGCAGCTTCAAGGCGTATCGCGGCATGGGATCGCTTTCGGCCATGGCTCAGGGTTCCGGCGAACGCTACTTCCAGGGCAAGGACGACCTCAGCGGAGGACCGAAGCCTTCCCTCACCGCCCCAGAACCGACGGCGAATAACCGGCTGAATAAGTTCGTTCCGGAAGGCATCGAAGGTCGTGTTCCCTACCGTGGACTGCTGGGCGACATGGTGTATCAGCTTGTGGGTGGTCTGCGTTCGGGCATGGGCTATCTGGGTTGCGGGTCGATTCCGGAACTGCAGGAGAATGCGCGGTTTGTGCGGATTTCCGGCGCTGGATTGCGCGAATCGCATGTTCACGATGTGGTGATTACGCGCGAAGCACCGAACTACCACGCAGAGTAA
- a CDS encoding NAD(P)-dependent oxidoreductase, which translates to MKLVVLGATGGIGVEIVRQAMERGHSITAFVRKPGQLSALAGRIQIIQGDMMDAAKLGRAVEGHDGVLSAFGPRLPLSKKDADLLERFGTALTNAMLRTAVRRAVIVSTAFLFKDSIIPPTYLFGRLFFPSVVADAAAMERIVMASPLDWTLVRPPQLTDKPQTERYRVREEHLPIFGFKIARADVAYFMVRCVENHASSHKVVGLCS; encoded by the coding sequence ATGAAGCTGGTAGTTCTTGGTGCCACTGGTGGCATCGGAGTCGAAATTGTTCGGCAGGCAATGGAACGCGGTCATTCCATAACGGCTTTTGTCCGCAAGCCCGGGCAACTCAGCGCACTTGCCGGTCGCATCCAGATCATTCAAGGCGACATGATGGATGCTGCGAAACTTGGCCGGGCAGTGGAAGGTCACGATGGAGTCCTGTCAGCGTTCGGACCTCGTCTGCCTTTGTCGAAGAAAGATGCCGACTTGTTGGAACGCTTCGGCACGGCGTTGACGAATGCGATGCTGCGAACGGCAGTTAGGCGCGCGGTCATCGTGTCGACAGCTTTTCTATTCAAGGATTCGATCATCCCGCCCACCTATTTGTTTGGCCGTCTGTTCTTTCCGAGTGTCGTTGCTGACGCCGCGGCGATGGAACGGATTGTGATGGCGAGTCCACTCGACTGGACCCTTGTGCGTCCACCTCAACTCACTGACAAACCACAGACCGAGCGGTATCGCGTGAGGGAAGAACATCTCCCCATCTTCGGCTTCAAGATCGCGCGTGCTGACGTGGCGTATTTTATGGTCCGGTGTGTTGAGAATCACGCGTCGAGTCACAAGGTCGTTGGCTTGTGTAGCTAA
- a CDS encoding AraC family transcriptional regulator, translating to MSEMRYFVHQPGGVLRRYVREILCVHSERPRVQVLLPETTLTLVLRQSGSASMRNEALPNAIISGLQQRTRFVEHAANSSLVIVRFTEVGAPAILHDRADLLYDRTAPLDSVLPRREIDRVQNLLISTRELQQHFIAVERFLVSRIRARNGSIHQSISPQIEAAAQMIRSTHGRSSIAAIARHAAMSQSALERHFRVAVGATPKKLSRLTRLQHVCRLWDKGKSLTEISFEAGYCDQSHMVRDFRLFTGTSPEEFFREAHSRNLPIFSN from the coding sequence ATGAGCGAGATGCGCTATTTCGTCCACCAACCAGGCGGCGTGCTTCGCCGCTATGTGCGCGAAATCTTGTGTGTCCACTCAGAGAGGCCCCGGGTACAGGTTCTGCTGCCGGAGACCACGCTCACTCTTGTCTTGCGCCAGTCTGGCTCTGCGTCGATGCGCAACGAGGCGCTTCCCAACGCGATTATTTCGGGCCTGCAACAGCGAACGCGTTTCGTCGAGCACGCGGCGAACTCCTCGCTGGTTATCGTTCGATTCACTGAGGTTGGTGCCCCGGCAATACTGCATGATCGTGCAGATCTTCTCTATGATCGGACGGCGCCACTCGATTCCGTCCTGCCTCGGCGGGAGATCGACCGTGTCCAGAACTTACTTATCAGTACGCGCGAGTTACAGCAGCACTTCATAGCTGTAGAACGCTTTCTCGTCAGTCGTATTCGCGCACGGAACGGAAGCATTCATCAGAGCATTTCTCCCCAGATTGAGGCGGCCGCACAGATGATCCGCAGTACCCACGGGCGGTCTTCCATTGCCGCAATTGCGCGTCATGCCGCCATGAGCCAAAGCGCACTGGAAAGGCATTTCCGCGTTGCGGTGGGCGCAACCCCGAAGAAGCTCAGTCGATTGACACGTTTGCAGCATGTCTGCAGACTTTGGGACAAAGGAAAGTCTCTTACAGAAATTTCCTTTGAGGCTGGCTACTGCGATCAATCGCACATGGTGCGCGATTTTCGGCTCTTCACCGGTACATCACCGGAGGAGTTTTTCCGCGAAGCCCACTCACGCAATCTGCCGATTTTTTCCAATTAG
- a CDS encoding alpha/beta fold hydrolase, with amino-acid sequence MTTVRHSTLKVGQVTVFYREAGVPGNPVLLLLHGFANSSHYFRHLMPLLANRFHLIAPDLPSFGFTEVEGDSYRYTFAQLTQTIQAFVGAMGLRRFAIYVFDYGAPIGFNLAVADPSRISGIISQNGNAYEEGLGEGPWAPLHAYWKQPSAAIRDQIKGRMSLDGVREAYFHGVADVAIIEPEAYWLDAALLARPGMMERQVDLKLDYKANIERYPLYQQYFRTHQPPLLAIWGKNDNFFIPPGAEAFKRDVPNAVVKFVDAGHFALETNLEEIALAILAMPM; translated from the coding sequence ATGACAACGGTGCGGCATTCCACACTCAAGGTCGGTCAGGTGACGGTCTTCTATCGAGAAGCCGGTGTACCGGGTAATCCGGTTTTGTTGTTGTTGCATGGCTTCGCAAACTCATCGCACTACTTTCGGCACCTGATGCCGTTGTTGGCGAACCGCTTTCATCTGATTGCGCCGGACCTGCCCTCGTTTGGATTTACCGAAGTGGAAGGTGACAGTTATCGCTACACCTTCGCGCAGTTGACGCAAACCATTCAAGCGTTCGTAGGCGCGATGGGGCTGCGTCGATTTGCGATCTACGTCTTCGATTACGGCGCGCCGATTGGGTTCAATCTTGCAGTGGCAGATCCGAGCCGCATTAGCGGAATCATTTCGCAGAACGGCAACGCCTACGAAGAGGGGCTGGGCGAAGGACCGTGGGCTCCGTTGCATGCGTATTGGAAGCAACCGTCTGCGGCCATTCGTGACCAGATCAAAGGACGTATGTCGCTGGATGGTGTTCGCGAGGCGTACTTCCACGGTGTTGCAGATGTCGCCATCATCGAACCGGAAGCGTATTGGCTGGATGCTGCTTTGCTCGCGCGACCGGGCATGATGGAGCGGCAAGTGGATCTGAAACTGGATTACAAGGCCAACATCGAACGCTATCCGCTGTACCAACAGTACTTCCGTACGCATCAGCCACCATTGCTGGCGATATGGGGGAAGAATGACAACTTCTTCATTCCGCCGGGAGCAGAAGCATTTAAACGAGACGTGCCCAATGCAGTGGTGAAGTTTGTGGATGCCGGGCACTTTGCACTGGAAACCAATCTTGAGGAGATCGCCTTAGCGATATTGGCAATGCCGATGTGA